A DNA window from Arachis hypogaea cultivar Tifrunner chromosome 18, arahy.Tifrunner.gnm2.J5K5, whole genome shotgun sequence contains the following coding sequences:
- the LOC112771489 gene encoding ent-kaurene synthase-like 1 isoform X1 yields the protein MSLSTHITPLVCSCSTSDTFMTASKVKKENHRTALCLEESKERITKMFNKVELSVSSYDTAWVAMVPSTTNPDAPLFPQCLNWLLDNQLFDGSWGLPNHDPSFMNESLLSTLACVLALKKWGIGEDQINKALQFINSNIASINDEKQQPPIGFDLLFPSLIEYGQNLGINFSISATSLKAIIHKRDIELSRGNQSNSEGWRAYLAYVSERLQKSQDWEAILKYQRMNGSLFNSPATTAAAFHQLKNTNCLNYLKSVVEKFGNAVPTIYPLDIYARLCMIDNLERLGVSHHFKEEIRSVLDETYRYWQEGVEDIFLDPTTCAMAFRILRLSGYDVSSDPFYQYSEDKFSDSLKGYLKDAGAILELYKASQVIIHPDESILVRQNAWTRHLLKQQSSHYQLYADKLRRFVDREANDALSFPYYANLERILNLRSMKHYNVEETRILKSSYRSENLANQDFLKLAAEDFNICQSIQKEELKQLTRWVTESKLDKLEFARQKLAYCYFSAAANLFAPELSDARISWAKNGVLTTVVDDFYDVGSTEEEQVNLIQLMEEWDVDIETACCSENVKIIFCSLRSTIKEIGERSVKWQGRNVEGSVIKIWLSLIRSMLTEAKWLKTKTVPTLDEYMQNAWVSFALGPIVLPALFLVGPKLSGKAAEVEELHCLFNTMSTCGRLLNDINTFERESAEGKLNALGLRLIHGNGAITIDDATKEMKVIIEDKRRELLRLVLKEKGSTVPRDCKELFWKMIKVLHLFYLKDDGFTSLELYSTVNSVINEPVVLSELLRDTNQNPKPIYQSV from the exons ATGTCTCTCTCCACCCACATCACTCCCCTCGTTTGCTCCTGTTCTACTTCAG ATACTTTCATGACTGCATCAAAGGTAAAGAAGGAAAATCACAGAACAGCTTTG TGCCTAGAAGAGTCTAAAGAAAGAATCACAAAAATGTTCAACAAGGTTGAACTTTCTGTCTCTTCATACGACACAGCTTGGGTCGCAATGGTTCCATCGACAACTAATCCTGATGCACCATTGTTCCCTCAGTGCTTGAATTGGTTGTTGGATAATCAACTCTTTGATGGATCATGGGGTCTACCTAATCATGATCCGTCATTCATGAATGAATCTCTGCTGTCTACCTTAGCATGTGTCCTTGCATTAAAAAAATGGGGTATTGGTGAAGATCAAATTAACAAGG CTCTCCAATTTATCAACTCAAATATTGCCTCAATCAATGATGAGAAGCAGCAACCTCCCattggatttgatttacttttcccttcTTTGATTGAATATGGTCAAAATTTGGGAATTAATTTTTCTATCAGTGCAACAAGCTTGAAAGCAATCATTCATAAGAGAGATATAGAGCTTAGCAG AGGAAATCAAAGCAATTCGGAAGGGTGGCGAGCATATCTTGCTTATGTTTCAGAGAGACTGCAGAAATCACAGGACTGGGAAGCAATATTGAAGTATCAAAGAATGAATGGATCTTTGTTTAATTCACCTGCTACGACCGCAGCTGCTTTTCATCAACTTAAGAACACCAACTGTCTTAACTATCTCAAATCTGTAGTAGAAAAGTTTGGGAATGCTG TTCCAACTATTTATCCTCTGGACATATATGCCCGGCTGTGTATGATTGACAATCTTGAAAGGTTGGGTGTAAGTCACCATTTCAAAGAGGAAATTCGAAGTGTATTGGATGAAACATACAG ATATTGGCAAGAGGGAGTGGAAGATATATTTTTAGATCCCACCACCTGTGCAATGGCATTCCGTATATTGCGTCTCAGTGGTTACGACGTATCTTCAG ATCCATTTTATCAATATTCAGAAGATAAGTTTTCGGACTCCTTGAAAGGGTACTTGAAGGATGCTGGTGCTATTTTGGAGCTGTATAAGGCTTCTCAAGTGATTATACATCCAGATGAATCAATTTTAGTGAGACAAAATGCTTGGACAAGGCATCTTCTAAAGCAGCAATCATCGCATTATCAATTATATGCTGATAAACTTCGTCGTTTTGTTGACCGAGAG GCCAATGATGctctttcttttccatattatgcAAACTTGGAGCGAATCTTAAACTTGAGATCGATGAAGCATTACAATGTAGAAGAAACAAGGATTTTAAAGTCATCGTATAG GTCTGAAAATCTTGCAAACCAAGACTTTCTAAAGCTAGCAGCCGAAGACTTCAATATCTGCCAATCAATACAAAAAGAAGAGTTGAAACAACTCACAAG GTGGGTTACAGAGAGCAAACTAGATAAACTTGAATTTGCAAGGCAGAAACTAGCCTATTGTTACTTTTCTGCTGCAGCTAATCTTTTTGCACCCGAACTTTCCGATGCTCGCATATCATGGGCAAAAAATGGTGTTCTCACAACAGTtgttgatgatttctatgatgtTGGGAGCACTGAAGAGGAGCAAGTGAACCTTATTCAACTAATGGAAGA GTGGGATGTAGATATCGAAACTGCTTGTTGTTCTGAGAATGTTAAGATAATATTTTGTTCACTTCGGAGCACAATTAAAGAGATTGGAGAAAGATCAGTCAAGTGGCAAGGGCGAAATGTAGAAGGCAGCGTTATTAAGATT TGGTTAAGCTTGATACGGTCTATGTTAACGGAAGCCAAGTGGTTGAAAACCAAGACTGTCCCAACACTAGATGAGTATATGCAAAATGCTTGGGTTTCATTTGCATTAGGTCCAATTGTCCTTCCGGCCCTCTTTCTCGTTGGTCCTAAGCTTTCAGGCAAGGCTGCCGAAGTTGAAGAATTGCATTGTTTATTCAACACAATGAGCACTTGCGGCCGTTTGTTAAACGATATTAACACTTTCGAG AGAGAATCGGCGGAAGGAAAGCTGAATGCACTCGGCTTGCGTCTCATCCATGGAAATGGAGCTATTACCATAGATGACGCCACTAAGGAGATGAAGGTTATCATCGAGGACAAGAGAAGAGAACTCTTGAGGTTAGTTTTGAAGGAAAAAGGAAGCACAGTTCCAAGAGACTGCAAGGAATTGTTTTGGAAAATGATCAAAGTGTTGCACCTGTTTTACCTGAAGGATGATGGATTTACTTCACTTGAGTTATATTCTACTGTAAATTCAGTGATTAATGAACCTGTTGTTCTTAGTGAGTTACTGAGAGATACTAATCAAAACCCTAAACCAATCTATCAAAGTGTGTAG
- the LOC112771489 gene encoding ent-kaurene synthase-like 1 isoform X2 yields the protein MFLFYIQMKNGAYLLYYFTIGWYMSLCSTDTFMTASKVKKENHRTALCLEESKERITKMFNKVELSVSSYDTAWVAMVPSTTNPDAPLFPQCLNWLLDNQLFDGSWGLPNHDPSFMNESLLSTLACVLALKKWGIGEDQINKALQFINSNIASINDEKQQPPIGFDLLFPSLIEYGQNLGINFSISATSLKAIIHKRDIELSRGNQSNSEGWRAYLAYVSERLQKSQDWEAILKYQRMNGSLFNSPATTAAAFHQLKNTNCLNYLKSVVEKFGNAVPTIYPLDIYARLCMIDNLERLGVSHHFKEEIRSVLDETYRYWQEGVEDIFLDPTTCAMAFRILRLSGYDVSSDPFYQYSEDKFSDSLKGYLKDAGAILELYKASQVIIHPDESILVRQNAWTRHLLKQQSSHYQLYADKLRRFVDREANDALSFPYYANLERILNLRSMKHYNVEETRILKSSYRSENLANQDFLKLAAEDFNICQSIQKEELKQLTRWVTESKLDKLEFARQKLAYCYFSAAANLFAPELSDARISWAKNGVLTTVVDDFYDVGSTEEEQVNLIQLMEEWDVDIETACCSENVKIIFCSLRSTIKEIGERSVKWQGRNVEGSVIKIWLSLIRSMLTEAKWLKTKTVPTLDEYMQNAWVSFALGPIVLPALFLVGPKLSGKAAEVEELHCLFNTMSTCGRLLNDINTFERESAEGKLNALGLRLIHGNGAITIDDATKEMKVIIEDKRRELLRLVLKEKGSTVPRDCKELFWKMIKVLHLFYLKDDGFTSLELYSTVNSVINEPVVLSELLRDTNQNPKPIYQSV from the exons ATGTTCTTGTTCTATATTCAAATGAAAAATGGTGCTTATCTATTATATTACTTCACTATTGGCTGGTATATGTCTTTGTGTTCAACAGATACTTTCATGACTGCATCAAAGGTAAAGAAGGAAAATCACAGAACAGCTTTG TGCCTAGAAGAGTCTAAAGAAAGAATCACAAAAATGTTCAACAAGGTTGAACTTTCTGTCTCTTCATACGACACAGCTTGGGTCGCAATGGTTCCATCGACAACTAATCCTGATGCACCATTGTTCCCTCAGTGCTTGAATTGGTTGTTGGATAATCAACTCTTTGATGGATCATGGGGTCTACCTAATCATGATCCGTCATTCATGAATGAATCTCTGCTGTCTACCTTAGCATGTGTCCTTGCATTAAAAAAATGGGGTATTGGTGAAGATCAAATTAACAAGG CTCTCCAATTTATCAACTCAAATATTGCCTCAATCAATGATGAGAAGCAGCAACCTCCCattggatttgatttacttttcccttcTTTGATTGAATATGGTCAAAATTTGGGAATTAATTTTTCTATCAGTGCAACAAGCTTGAAAGCAATCATTCATAAGAGAGATATAGAGCTTAGCAG AGGAAATCAAAGCAATTCGGAAGGGTGGCGAGCATATCTTGCTTATGTTTCAGAGAGACTGCAGAAATCACAGGACTGGGAAGCAATATTGAAGTATCAAAGAATGAATGGATCTTTGTTTAATTCACCTGCTACGACCGCAGCTGCTTTTCATCAACTTAAGAACACCAACTGTCTTAACTATCTCAAATCTGTAGTAGAAAAGTTTGGGAATGCTG TTCCAACTATTTATCCTCTGGACATATATGCCCGGCTGTGTATGATTGACAATCTTGAAAGGTTGGGTGTAAGTCACCATTTCAAAGAGGAAATTCGAAGTGTATTGGATGAAACATACAG ATATTGGCAAGAGGGAGTGGAAGATATATTTTTAGATCCCACCACCTGTGCAATGGCATTCCGTATATTGCGTCTCAGTGGTTACGACGTATCTTCAG ATCCATTTTATCAATATTCAGAAGATAAGTTTTCGGACTCCTTGAAAGGGTACTTGAAGGATGCTGGTGCTATTTTGGAGCTGTATAAGGCTTCTCAAGTGATTATACATCCAGATGAATCAATTTTAGTGAGACAAAATGCTTGGACAAGGCATCTTCTAAAGCAGCAATCATCGCATTATCAATTATATGCTGATAAACTTCGTCGTTTTGTTGACCGAGAG GCCAATGATGctctttcttttccatattatgcAAACTTGGAGCGAATCTTAAACTTGAGATCGATGAAGCATTACAATGTAGAAGAAACAAGGATTTTAAAGTCATCGTATAG GTCTGAAAATCTTGCAAACCAAGACTTTCTAAAGCTAGCAGCCGAAGACTTCAATATCTGCCAATCAATACAAAAAGAAGAGTTGAAACAACTCACAAG GTGGGTTACAGAGAGCAAACTAGATAAACTTGAATTTGCAAGGCAGAAACTAGCCTATTGTTACTTTTCTGCTGCAGCTAATCTTTTTGCACCCGAACTTTCCGATGCTCGCATATCATGGGCAAAAAATGGTGTTCTCACAACAGTtgttgatgatttctatgatgtTGGGAGCACTGAAGAGGAGCAAGTGAACCTTATTCAACTAATGGAAGA GTGGGATGTAGATATCGAAACTGCTTGTTGTTCTGAGAATGTTAAGATAATATTTTGTTCACTTCGGAGCACAATTAAAGAGATTGGAGAAAGATCAGTCAAGTGGCAAGGGCGAAATGTAGAAGGCAGCGTTATTAAGATT TGGTTAAGCTTGATACGGTCTATGTTAACGGAAGCCAAGTGGTTGAAAACCAAGACTGTCCCAACACTAGATGAGTATATGCAAAATGCTTGGGTTTCATTTGCATTAGGTCCAATTGTCCTTCCGGCCCTCTTTCTCGTTGGTCCTAAGCTTTCAGGCAAGGCTGCCGAAGTTGAAGAATTGCATTGTTTATTCAACACAATGAGCACTTGCGGCCGTTTGTTAAACGATATTAACACTTTCGAG AGAGAATCGGCGGAAGGAAAGCTGAATGCACTCGGCTTGCGTCTCATCCATGGAAATGGAGCTATTACCATAGATGACGCCACTAAGGAGATGAAGGTTATCATCGAGGACAAGAGAAGAGAACTCTTGAGGTTAGTTTTGAAGGAAAAAGGAAGCACAGTTCCAAGAGACTGCAAGGAATTGTTTTGGAAAATGATCAAAGTGTTGCACCTGTTTTACCTGAAGGATGATGGATTTACTTCACTTGAGTTATATTCTACTGTAAATTCAGTGATTAATGAACCTGTTGTTCTTAGTGAGTTACTGAGAGATACTAATCAAAACCCTAAACCAATCTATCAAAGTGTGTAG